A genomic stretch from Coregonus clupeaformis isolate EN_2021a chromosome 23, ASM2061545v1, whole genome shotgun sequence includes:
- the LOC123481756 gene encoding nectin-3-like, with amino-acid sequence MLQKLCCVILLIIQRDTETIQVIGGSRTVVQGEDVDLSCRLIETTEDLEQITWHKSSWEETQNHNFLLIYYNGVTNFIAPNGLKGRVQFIGNPSENLGSIRITAARLLDEGTFTCIFTIFPSGAYYTEISLTVIVPPVVSVTVDVPPVIGENEVVLATCVAAGAKPQAEVRWKSGVFGSLLRTVTNSTKHANGTTTVLSHLLGVPTRAANQQQVQCVVNQSALATERSYNYTINIDYPPQSVNITLSEASKATVFLCVADGNPQPNYTWSRVGQPWPVSSVRAEGDILHLLSLSSELNGLYVCEASNPYGRATGSLYVHTSSETSAACWVLLIVILCLIVTAAALVWYWRKYGQYQLLNSIMANLQFQAPPQVEEDEPGTSGF; translated from the exons CTATACAGGTGATTGGAGGAAGCAGGACTGTGGTACAGGGGGAGGATGTGGACTTATCCTGCAGACTGATAGAGACAACCGAGGACCTCGAACAGATAACATGGCACAAAAGTAGTTGGGAAGAAACACAGAACCATAATTTTCTGCTGATTTATTACAATGGGGTTACTAACTTTATTGCACCGAATGGATTGAAAGGTAGAGTCCAGTTTATTGGGAACCCATCAGAAAACCTTGGATCTATTAGAATAACAGCTGCTAGACTGTTGGATGAAGGCACCTTCACATGTATCTTCACTATTTTCCCCAGTGGAGCATACTATACAGAGATATCTCTAACTGTGATTG TTCCTCCAGTAGTGAGTGTGACAGTTGATGTTCCTCCTGTCATTGGGGAGAATGAGGTTGTCTTGGCAACCTGCGTGGCTGCTGGTGCCAAGCCACAGGCAGAAGTCAGGTGGAAGTCAGGTGTGTTTGGCAGTTTGTTGAGGACGGTGACTAACTCCACCAAGCATGCCAACGGAACCACCACAGTACTCAGCCACCTGCTCGGGGTGCCAACCAGAGCAGCCAATCAGCAGCAGGTCCAGTGTGTCGTCAACCAGTCTGCCCTGGCAACAGAAAGGAGCTACAACTACACCATAAACATCGACT atcCACCTCAGTCAGTGAACATCACCCTTAGTGAGGCCTCTAAAGCCACAGTCTTCCTATGTGTAGCAGACGGCAACCCACAACCCAACTACACCTGGAGCAG agtgGGCCAGCCATGGCCTGTGTCTTCAGTGAGAGCAGAGGGAGACATACTGCACCTCCTCAGTCTCAGCTCTGAGCTGAATGGTCTCTATGTCTGTGAGGCCTCCAACCCCTACGGACGAGCAACTGGCTCCCTCTATGTACACACATCCTCTG AGACCTCTGCTGCCTGTTGGGTTCTACTCATTGTCATTCTATGTCTGATTGTTACTGCGGCTGCACTCGTATGGTACTGGAGGAAATACGGACAATATCAACTACT GAATTCAATCATGGCCAATCTCCAGTTCCAGGCACCCCCACAG GTTGAGGAAGATGAACCTGGGACGTCTGGGTTCTAA